One genomic region from Oncorhynchus clarkii lewisi isolate Uvic-CL-2024 chromosome 21, UVic_Ocla_1.0, whole genome shotgun sequence encodes:
- the LOC139379189 gene encoding uncharacterized protein, translating to MVYGAEFSNLVPGHDYCVVANFSTSPATFPQASSPPSDPSCVHHAGPGLGLQPVLLGIGVCAVLFSPLLALALYLLKQKRDVPHASLQAFLEDLPESPSDPVDPSDIVDDHLSILSSFSSCVCTEAQAPSLGNGYNSNPFLSDYRSGNMHWNTERMELDLNSGSTISLPCSTVPIGLHMIQCSFDSPRQPHPGPNVPVLPYPGSLSLSEAVEGQVVPLCSVRFGRVSGGDGGENLEGLQWCNL from the exons ATGGTGTATGGGGCAGAGTTCTCAAACCTGGTCCCAGGACATGACTACTGTGTCGTGGCTAACTTCTCCACCAGTCCGGCCACCTTCCCCCAGGCCTCGTCTCCTCCCTCGGACCCCAGTTGTGTCCACCATGCTGGCCCAGGACTAG GGTTGCAGCCAGTGTTGTTGGGGATAGGAGTGTGTGCTgtactcttctctcctctccttgctCTGGCTCTGTACCTGCTGAAACAAAAACGAGATGTACCACAC GCATCTCTTCAGGCATTCCTCGAGGACCTGCCGGAGTCCCCTTCAGACCCTGTTGACCCCAGTGACATTGTAGACGACCACCTCTCCATCCTGTCCTCTTTCTCCAGCTGTGTCTGCACCGAGGCCCAGGCCCCAAGCCTGGGTAATGGGTACAACAGCAACCCCTTCCTCAGTGACTATAGGTCAGGCAACATGCACTGGAACACTGAGAGAATGGAGCTGGACCTGAACTCAGGCAGCACCATATCCCTGCCATGCTCCACTGTGCCTATAGGCCTGCATATGATCCAGTGCAGCTTTGATTCACCTCGACAACCACATCCAGGGCCCAATGTGCCAGTTCTACCGTACCCTGGTTCTCTATCTCTGTCAGAGGCCGTGGAGGGCCAGGTGGTCCCGCTGTGTTCTGTGAGGTTTGGGAGGGTGAGTGGGGGGGATGGGGGTGAGAACCTTGAGGGACTACAGTGGTGTAACCTGTAG